In one Halorubrum sp. CBA1229 genomic region, the following are encoded:
- a CDS encoding metal-dependent transcriptional regulator: MLSDVMEDYLKAIYVLQSEQGPPVSTSAIAEYLDKTSPSVTDMLGKLEGRGLVEREPYQGAELTAEGEAVALEVVRHHRLLEAFLADRLNYDWSEVHDEADALEHHISEEFERRVAEALGDPAVDPHGDPIPGADLEPVDEGSGLRLSDRAEGDRVVVARVSDRDEAELDYLADAGITPGTELEVVDVAPFGMVTVATPTGEQSLPAPVARSIRVEDAD, translated from the coding sequence ATGCTGAGCGACGTCATGGAGGACTACCTGAAGGCGATCTACGTCCTCCAGTCGGAGCAGGGCCCCCCGGTCTCGACGTCCGCGATCGCGGAGTACCTCGACAAGACCTCCCCGTCGGTCACGGACATGCTAGGGAAGCTGGAGGGCCGCGGCCTCGTCGAGCGCGAGCCGTACCAGGGCGCGGAGCTCACGGCGGAAGGCGAGGCCGTCGCCTTGGAGGTCGTCCGTCATCACCGGCTGCTGGAGGCGTTCCTCGCCGACCGGCTCAACTACGACTGGAGCGAGGTCCACGACGAGGCCGACGCTTTAGAGCATCACATCTCCGAGGAGTTCGAGCGCCGCGTCGCGGAGGCGCTGGGCGACCCCGCCGTCGACCCCCACGGCGACCCAATCCCCGGGGCCGACCTCGAGCCCGTCGACGAGGGGAGCGGCCTGCGGCTCTCCGACCGCGCCGAGGGCGACCGCGTGGTCGTCGCGCGGGTGTCCGACCGCGACGAGGCGGAGCTCGACTACCTCGCCGACGCCGGGATCACCCCCGGCACCGAGCTCGAAGTCGTCGACGTCGCCCCCTTCGGGATGGTCACCGTGGCGACGCCGACCGGCGAGCAGAGCCTGCCGGCGCCGGTGGCCCGGTCGATCCGCGTCGAGGACGCGGACTGA
- a CDS encoding LysE family translocator, whose protein sequence is MNLLVTLGAGVVFGLALAAPPGPMNAVIAEESVLRGRFAGFRAGLGAATADVIFFVLAYLGVVAVVDALPLLRAGMVAAGGVLMLYFAVGAARGARASFRPTSGDEPSIEAGKGFRKALVLALTNPYQVLFWLTVGVGLLRPGELDVLARLPVVGTDLAGTLVVSTGSPALIGGFFLGVLTWIVGFPAGLVAAENRTETFAPVVAVASAVVLAGFGVFFLYDAATTLSAVIA, encoded by the coding sequence GTGAACCTCCTCGTGACGCTCGGTGCGGGGGTCGTCTTCGGCCTCGCGCTCGCGGCCCCGCCCGGTCCGATGAACGCGGTCATCGCAGAGGAGTCGGTGCTGCGCGGCCGGTTCGCCGGCTTCCGCGCGGGGCTCGGCGCGGCGACCGCCGACGTGATCTTCTTCGTGCTCGCGTACCTCGGCGTCGTCGCCGTCGTCGACGCGCTCCCGCTCCTCCGCGCCGGCATGGTTGCCGCCGGCGGCGTCCTCATGTTATACTTCGCCGTCGGGGCGGCCCGCGGCGCCCGCGCGTCGTTCCGGCCGACCTCGGGCGACGAGCCGTCGATCGAGGCGGGGAAGGGGTTCCGCAAGGCGCTGGTGCTCGCGCTGACGAACCCGTACCAAGTGCTGTTCTGGCTCACGGTCGGCGTCGGCCTGCTGCGTCCCGGCGAGCTCGACGTGCTGGCCCGCCTCCCGGTCGTCGGTACCGACCTCGCCGGGACGCTCGTGGTCTCCACCGGTTCCCCCGCGCTGATCGGCGGCTTCTTCCTCGGCGTGTTGACGTGGATCGTCGGGTTCCCCGCGGGGCTCGTCGCCGCCGAGAACCGGACCGAGACGTTCGCGCCGGTCGTCGCGGTGGCCTCGGCGGTCGTGCTCGCCGGGTTCGGCGTCTTCTTCTTATACGACGCCGCGACCACGCTCTCGGCGGTCATCGCGTAG
- a CDS encoding M28 family peptidase, translating into MTDWIGDTFTSDAGWSHLEALVDVGSRMAGTDGERAGLELTRDAFADAGARDARIEEFDIQGWERGDSAVRAGDEPVAAGMNACIALPRSPSGEATGEFVDLGYGVPEDFEADLDGTVVMVSSDTPDSVDRFVHRREKYYHAVEAGAAAFVFANHVEGTLPPTGSVGTADAPVGEIPAVGVSKEAGARLARRHEGDELTVAVDCETPDATSGNAVAELGPDTDEYLVVSSHVDAHDISQGAMDNGAGTATIVEVANALAAREDELDRRVRFVAFGAEEVGLVGSSLYAEAVDPERVAAVVNVDSNVFGRTLKLDHHGFDALEAAAERVSDRFDHPISLGAELVPHSDHWPFVERGIPGYMVSGETEGRGRGWGHTGADTLDKLESRNLREQAILLTELVAELADESVTAARQDRDELAAALEREGKATGMKITGDWPF; encoded by the coding sequence ATGACCGACTGGATCGGCGACACCTTCACGAGCGATGCCGGCTGGAGCCACCTCGAAGCGCTCGTCGACGTCGGCAGCCGCATGGCGGGCACCGACGGCGAGCGCGCGGGACTGGAACTGACGCGCGACGCCTTCGCCGACGCCGGCGCGCGGGACGCCCGGATCGAGGAGTTCGACATTCAGGGCTGGGAGCGCGGCGACAGCGCGGTCCGCGCCGGCGACGAGCCGGTCGCCGCCGGGATGAACGCCTGCATCGCGCTCCCCCGGAGTCCCAGCGGCGAGGCGACCGGCGAGTTCGTCGACCTCGGCTACGGCGTCCCCGAGGACTTCGAGGCCGACCTCGACGGGACGGTCGTGATGGTCTCCTCGGACACGCCCGACTCCGTCGACCGGTTCGTCCACCGCCGAGAGAAGTACTACCACGCCGTCGAGGCCGGCGCCGCGGCCTTCGTCTTCGCGAACCACGTCGAGGGGACGCTCCCCCCGACCGGCAGCGTCGGCACGGCAGACGCGCCCGTGGGCGAGATCCCGGCCGTAGGCGTCTCGAAGGAGGCCGGCGCGCGGCTCGCCCGCCGGCACGAGGGCGACGAGCTGACCGTCGCCGTCGACTGCGAGACGCCGGACGCGACGAGCGGGAACGCGGTCGCCGAACTCGGCCCCGATACGGACGAGTACCTCGTCGTCTCCTCGCACGTCGACGCCCACGACATCTCGCAGGGTGCGATGGACAACGGCGCCGGCACGGCGACGATCGTCGAGGTCGCGAACGCGCTCGCCGCGCGCGAGGACGAGCTCGACCGGCGAGTCCGGTTCGTCGCCTTCGGCGCCGAGGAGGTCGGGCTCGTCGGATCCTCGCTGTACGCGGAGGCGGTCGACCCCGAGCGCGTCGCGGCCGTCGTCAACGTCGACAGCAACGTGTTCGGCCGTACCCTGAAGCTCGATCACCACGGCTTCGACGCGCTGGAGGCCGCCGCGGAGCGCGTGAGCGACCGCTTCGACCACCCGATCTCGCTCGGCGCGGAGCTGGTCCCCCACAGCGACCACTGGCCGTTCGTCGAGCGCGGGATCCCGGGGTACATGGTCTCGGGCGAGACGGAGGGGCGGGGCCGCGGCTGGGGGCACACCGGCGCCGACACGCTCGACAAGCTGGAGTCCCGGAACCTCCGAGAGCAGGCGATCCTGCTGACCGAGCTCGTCGCCGAGCTCGCGGACGAGTCGGTGACGGCGGCGCGGCAGGACCGCGACGAGCTCGCGGCGGCGCTCGAACGCGAGGGGAAGGCGACCGGCATGAAGATCACGGGCGACTGGCCGTTCTAG
- a CDS encoding TRC40/GET3/ArsA family transport-energizing ATPase has protein sequence MDDIDVEPVDRVEEPESDDEAADDGEHGAGGHETDDPDADLPAETDAATDLPEGIDAPEYVLYGGKGGVGKTTMAAATGLSSAAGGVRTLVVSTDPAHSLSDTYETEIPAEPSRIREDMPLYAAEIDPDDAMEEGMFGADGDPLGGMGEMGDAMGGMGDAMGGMGGMGAPDDGGAEEGLGSLLGGTMPGADEAAAMRQLLEYLDDPRFDRVIVDTAPTGHTLRLLQLPEIMDSMIGRVMKLRNRFSGMMDGLKGMFGGGGDDADPTADLDELQERIERLRSVLRDPAQTDFRVVTIPEEMSVVESERLVARLDEFGIPVNTLVVNRVMEGVGDVADVDPAWIVEPNPDTCEFCARRWEVQQAALRRATDLFRGRDVKRVPLLANEVRGEAALRVVAACLR, from the coding sequence ATGGACGACATCGACGTCGAACCCGTGGATCGCGTCGAGGAGCCCGAGAGCGACGACGAGGCCGCGGACGACGGCGAGCACGGAGCCGGCGGTCACGAGACCGACGACCCCGACGCCGACCTGCCGGCCGAGACGGACGCCGCCACGGACCTCCCGGAGGGAATCGACGCCCCCGAGTACGTCCTCTACGGCGGGAAGGGCGGGGTCGGGAAGACCACGATGGCGGCCGCGACCGGGCTCTCCTCGGCCGCGGGCGGCGTCCGCACGCTCGTCGTCTCCACGGACCCCGCGCACTCGCTCTCCGACACCTACGAGACGGAGATTCCGGCGGAGCCGAGCCGCATCCGCGAGGACATGCCGCTGTACGCCGCCGAGATCGACCCCGACGACGCGATGGAGGAGGGGATGTTCGGCGCCGACGGCGACCCGCTCGGCGGGATGGGCGAGATGGGCGACGCGATGGGCGGGATGGGCGACGCGATGGGCGGGATGGGCGGGATGGGCGCCCCCGACGACGGGGGGGCCGAGGAGGGGCTCGGCTCGCTGCTCGGCGGGACGATGCCCGGCGCCGACGAGGCGGCCGCGATGCGCCAGCTCCTCGAGTACCTCGACGACCCGCGCTTCGACCGGGTGATCGTCGACACCGCGCCCACCGGGCACACCCTCCGACTCCTCCAGCTCCCCGAGATCATGGACTCGATGATCGGCCGCGTGATGAAGCTCCGGAACCGCTTCTCCGGGATGATGGACGGGCTTAAGGGGATGTTCGGCGGCGGGGGCGACGACGCCGACCCTACCGCGGACCTCGACGAACTGCAGGAGCGGATCGAGCGCCTCCGAAGCGTCCTCCGGGACCCGGCACAGACCGACTTCCGCGTCGTGACGATCCCCGAGGAGATGAGCGTCGTCGAGTCCGAGCGCCTGGTCGCCCGCCTCGACGAGTTCGGCATCCCGGTGAACACGCTGGTCGTCAATCGAGTGATGGAGGGCGTCGGGGACGTTGCCGACGTCGACCCCGCGTGGATCGTCGAGCCGAACCCGGACACCTGCGAGTTCTGCGCGCGGCGCTGGGAGGTCCAGCAGGCAGCGCTCCGGCGGGCCACGGACCTGTTCCGCGGCCGCGACGTGAAGCGCGTGCCGCTGCTCGCGAACGAGGTCCGCGGCGAGGCGGCGCTGCGGGTCGTGGCGGCGTGTCTGCGCTAG
- a CDS encoding multiprotein bridging factor aMBF1 — protein MPQCEMCGADEASLTTTKVEGAELELCSSCTDFGTEVRDESTGSGGGKYSTSSSTGKSSSSASGSSGGSSGSSGSSTRPRDMFDDMDEIATDYDDQIRNARESRGLSQEELADQLNEKASLIRKLERGDTLPTDEVQRKLERALDISLVEGESVEDADWDSGDSGTMTLGDVVKRKD, from the coding sequence ATGCCCCAGTGTGAGATGTGTGGCGCCGACGAGGCCTCGCTGACGACGACGAAGGTCGAAGGCGCCGAACTGGAGCTGTGTAGCTCGTGTACGGACTTCGGCACCGAGGTCCGCGACGAGTCCACCGGCTCCGGCGGCGGCAAGTACTCCACGAGCTCGAGCACCGGGAAGTCGTCTTCCTCCGCGTCCGGTTCCTCGGGCGGGTCGTCCGGCTCGTCGGGCAGTTCGACGCGACCGCGCGACATGTTCGACGACATGGACGAGATCGCCACCGACTACGACGACCAGATCCGGAACGCCCGCGAGTCCCGCGGGCTCAGCCAGGAGGAGCTGGCCGACCAGCTGAACGAGAAAGCGAGCCTCATCCGCAAGCTCGAACGCGGCGACACGCTCCCGACCGACGAGGTCCAGCGGAAGCTGGAGCGCGCGCTCGACATCTCCCTCGTCGAGGGCGAGTCCGTCGAGGACGCCGACTGGGACAGCGGCGACTCGGGAACGATGACGCTCGGCGACGTGGTCAAGCGGAAGGACTGA
- a CDS encoding DUF4242 domain-containing protein → MSGQELEDFLILRELGEPISTEELEAAGEQSGEALKELREEGVGIRWVESEVLTNDAGQVTGTFCHYQAESEDAVREHADRAGLPATRIDRRGQPLDGE, encoded by the coding sequence ATGTCGGGACAAGAGTTGGAGGACTTCCTCATCCTCCGAGAGCTGGGTGAGCCGATAAGTACGGAAGAACTCGAAGCGGCGGGCGAACAGTCGGGCGAGGCTCTCAAGGAGCTCCGGGAGGAAGGCGTCGGAATTCGCTGGGTAGAGTCCGAGGTCCTAACGAACGACGCGGGTCAGGTGACCGGGACGTTCTGTCACTACCAAGCCGAAAGCGAGGACGCCGTTCGCGAACACGCCGATCGCGCCGGTCTCCCCGCGACACGGATCGACCGCCGCGGGCAGCCGCTCGACGGCGAGTGA
- a CDS encoding DUF2103 domain-containing protein, producing MNCRRCGTPLRKPGDYCLTCNTANADAVVAEFAEDRARLTMLDEDEVVGETTVTTRPEHDEQLTEIQLRNFAGRVADEIRRKRPDTVYAAGEREPLRETRAQVHHEFYRVPDASVDEESDDDGERASPVVSWVLDRRGDRALEVVETPPREKIGGSHSTLIGDRKGRKAVSTVAQHPHVKKIVPGPIDAGGTGSRTGLRAKATRAGTNGNVRLLLRDGSSVQENRIVTTAMDRETGERVREDLNEALREAELQDE from the coding sequence ATGAACTGTCGGCGGTGTGGCACCCCGCTCCGCAAGCCCGGGGACTACTGTCTCACCTGTAACACCGCCAACGCCGACGCCGTCGTCGCCGAGTTCGCCGAGGACCGCGCCCGCCTGACGATGCTCGACGAGGACGAGGTCGTCGGCGAGACGACGGTGACGACCCGCCCGGAGCACGACGAGCAGCTCACCGAGATCCAACTCCGCAACTTCGCCGGCCGGGTCGCCGACGAGATCCGCCGCAAGCGACCCGACACCGTCTACGCCGCCGGCGAGCGGGAGCCGCTCCGCGAGACCCGCGCGCAGGTCCACCACGAGTTCTACCGGGTGCCCGACGCGAGCGTCGACGAGGAGTCCGACGACGACGGCGAGCGCGCGAGCCCGGTCGTCTCGTGGGTCCTCGACCGGCGCGGCGACCGCGCGCTGGAGGTGGTCGAGACCCCGCCGCGCGAGAAGATCGGCGGCTCCCACTCGACGCTGATCGGCGACCGCAAGGGGCGGAAGGCGGTGAGCACGGTCGCGCAACACCCCCACGTCAAGAAGATCGTCCCGGGCCCCATCGACGCCGGCGGCACCGGATCGCGGACCGGGCTCCGCGCGAAGGCGACGCGCGCGGGGACCAACGGGAACGTCCGACTGCTCCTCCGCGACGGCTCCAGCGTGCAGGAGAACCGGATCGTCACTACCGCGATGGACCGCGAGACGGGCGAGCGGGTCCGGGAAGACCTCAACGAGGCGCTGCGGGAGGCGGAGCTACAGGACGAGTGA
- a CDS encoding NAD(P)-dependent glycerol-1-phosphate dehydrogenase, producing the protein MFDKSTWIKLPRNVLVGHEVIDDLGAAVGELYLTGRPLIVTSPTPNEIAGDRVRAQFDDPATAVVEDASFDAVEKLTETAEEIDPGYLIALGGGKPIDIAKMAADHLNVGFVSVPTVASHDGIVSGRSSIPEGDTRHSVAADPPLAVVADTTLLANAPWRLTTAGCADIISNYTAVKDWRLARRLRNVEYSEYAGALSEMTAELLVENADMIRPGLEESSWVVVKALVSSGVAMSIAGSSRPASGAEHLISHQLDRIAPGKALHGHQVGVASIMTEYLHSGENGRWSAIRDALAELDAPTTAAELGVDDEELLAALTTAHEIRDRYTILQGGINEEAAIEVATATGVIER; encoded by the coding sequence ATGTTCGACAAGTCCACGTGGATCAAGCTCCCGCGCAACGTGCTCGTCGGTCACGAGGTGATCGACGACCTCGGCGCGGCGGTCGGCGAGCTGTACCTCACGGGGCGGCCGCTCATCGTCACGAGCCCGACGCCGAACGAGATCGCCGGCGACCGGGTGCGCGCGCAGTTCGACGACCCCGCGACCGCCGTCGTCGAGGACGCCTCCTTCGACGCCGTCGAGAAGCTCACCGAGACCGCCGAGGAGATCGATCCCGGCTACCTGATCGCCCTCGGCGGCGGGAAGCCGATCGACATCGCGAAGATGGCCGCCGACCACCTCAACGTCGGCTTCGTCTCCGTCCCCACGGTCGCCTCCCACGACGGGATCGTCTCCGGGCGCTCCTCGATCCCCGAGGGCGACACGCGGCACTCGGTCGCCGCCGACCCGCCGCTGGCGGTCGTCGCGGACACGACGCTCCTCGCGAACGCCCCGTGGCGGCTCACCACCGCGGGCTGTGCCGACATCATCTCCAACTACACCGCCGTGAAGGACTGGCGGCTCGCCCGTCGGCTCCGGAACGTCGAGTACAGCGAGTACGCGGGCGCGCTCTCGGAGATGACCGCGGAGCTGCTCGTCGAGAACGCCGACATGATCCGGCCCGGCCTAGAGGAGTCCTCGTGGGTCGTCGTGAAGGCGCTCGTCTCCTCCGGCGTCGCGATGTCGATCGCGGGGTCCTCGCGGCCCGCCTCCGGCGCGGAACACCTCATCTCCCACCAGCTCGACCGGATCGCCCCCGGGAAGGCGCTCCACGGCCACCAGGTCGGCGTCGCCTCGATCATGACGGAGTACCTCCACAGCGGCGAGAACGGACGATGGAGCGCGATCCGCGACGCGCTCGCCGAGCTCGATGCCCCCACGACCGCGGCCGAGCTCGGCGTCGACGACGAGGAGCTGCTCGCCGCGCTGACGACCGCCCACGAGATCCGCGACCGCTACACGATCCTCCAGGGCGGGATCAACGAGGAGGCCGCGATCGAGGTCGCGACGGCGACCGGCGTCATCGAGCGCTGA
- a CDS encoding sulfite exporter TauE/SafE family protein, giving the protein MSASSRSDTVQKAFLKYQHVFVFLAPLLFVVGVYFGAPTEGSGASYWLEYWWLFFAFIVGATIVNTVGISGSALFVPFLIFVFPLIAGETLTPETLVKVGLISESFGLSSSALAFIQYGLVDRRLALTLVAGGVPFVVAGALLSFVIPAPVFHLLLGLALMVASYLLFKADLDHEGPSESGAGAEVSTDGGSMPNDADKLGPAGVETAADGIVTRVDRDGNDYSYSRRGYLERFANYSVGGVFQGLAGFGIGELGIISMLRTEVPVRVAIGTNHIVVALTAVLASLVHVFGGQFVPGGHSISLASTPWNMVVWTVPATVTGGQIAPYVSAALDTTLIKQGVGVLFAVIAAALFVMAVGGF; this is encoded by the coding sequence ATGAGCGCGTCCTCACGGTCGGATACGGTCCAGAAGGCCTTCCTCAAGTATCAGCACGTGTTCGTGTTCCTCGCCCCGTTACTGTTCGTGGTGGGCGTTTATTTCGGGGCGCCGACAGAAGGGTCGGGGGCGAGCTACTGGCTGGAGTACTGGTGGCTCTTCTTCGCCTTCATCGTCGGCGCCACCATCGTCAACACGGTCGGTATCAGCGGGTCCGCGCTCTTCGTCCCCTTCCTCATCTTCGTCTTCCCGCTCATCGCGGGCGAGACGCTCACGCCGGAGACGCTCGTGAAGGTCGGACTCATCAGCGAGTCGTTCGGCCTCTCCAGTTCCGCGCTCGCGTTCATTCAGTACGGGCTGGTCGACCGACGCCTCGCGCTCACACTGGTCGCGGGTGGAGTGCCATTCGTCGTCGCTGGCGCGCTGCTCTCTTTCGTCATCCCCGCGCCGGTGTTTCACCTCCTGCTCGGACTGGCGCTGATGGTCGCCTCGTATCTCCTGTTCAAGGCCGATCTGGACCACGAGGGACCCAGTGAGAGCGGCGCGGGAGCCGAGGTTTCGACCGACGGCGGTTCGATGCCGAACGACGCCGACAAACTCGGACCGGCCGGCGTCGAGACGGCCGCGGACGGCATCGTCACGCGGGTCGACCGCGACGGCAACGATTACAGCTACTCCCGCCGGGGGTACCTCGAACGCTTCGCCAACTACAGCGTCGGCGGCGTCTTTCAGGGACTCGCCGGCTTCGGTATCGGGGAACTGGGTATCATTTCGATGCTTCGGACCGAGGTACCCGTGCGAGTCGCCATCGGCACCAACCACATCGTCGTCGCGCTGACCGCGGTGCTGGCGTCGCTGGTCCACGTCTTCGGCGGCCAGTTCGTCCCCGGCGGCCACAGCATCAGCCTCGCGTCAACCCCGTGGAACATGGTCGTCTGGACGGTGCCGGCGACGGTCACCGGCGGCCAGATCGCGCCGTACGTCTCGGCGGCGCTGGACACGACTCTCATCAAGCAGGGCGTCGGCGTGCTCTTCGCGGTCATCGCCGCCGCGCTGTTCGTGATGGCGGTCGGGGGCTTCTAA
- the aroA gene encoding 3-phosphoshikimate 1-carboxyvinyltransferase, which produces MDVHVTNSTVRGATRAPPSKSYTHRALLAAGYSDGATVRSPLVSADTRATARAVTAFGGSVEPDPQSESDGADADPLVPDDAEALAVDGFDGRPAVPDDVIDCANSGTTMRLVTAAAALADGATVLTGDGSLRSRPQGPLLTALADLGVRAESTRGNGQAPLVVSGPLAGGEVAIPGDVSSQYVTALLMAGAVTDRGIEVDLTTELKSAPYVDITLELLDDFGVEATPVGDDGEALDGAAGAAGFVVEGGQSYAPAGGSYAVPGDFSSISYLVAAGAVAAEPGEAVRIEGARPSAQGDAAIVDIAERMGADVEWDRRGGVIAVRRSDLSGVEVDVGDTPDLLPTIAALGAVADGDTRITNCEHVRYKETDRVAAMAEELEAMGAETTEEPDVLTIHGSESDLRGATVDGRADHRIVMSLAVAALAAEGTTTIRGGEHVDVSFPDFFDAMADLGMAVEREGAGE; this is translated from the coding sequence ATGGACGTCCACGTCACCAACTCGACCGTGCGGGGCGCGACGCGCGCGCCCCCCTCGAAGAGCTACACGCACCGCGCGCTGCTCGCCGCGGGGTACAGCGACGGCGCGACCGTGCGGTCCCCGCTCGTCTCCGCGGACACGCGGGCGACCGCCCGCGCCGTGACCGCCTTCGGCGGTTCGGTCGAGCCGGACCCTCAGTCCGAGAGCGATGGCGCCGATGCCGACCCGCTCGTCCCCGACGACGCCGAGGCGCTCGCCGTCGACGGCTTCGACGGCCGCCCGGCGGTCCCCGACGACGTGATCGACTGCGCGAACTCCGGCACGACGATGCGGCTGGTCACGGCCGCGGCCGCGCTCGCAGACGGCGCGACGGTGCTGACGGGCGACGGGTCGCTCCGGTCGCGCCCGCAGGGACCGCTTCTGACGGCCCTCGCCGACCTCGGCGTCCGCGCGGAGTCGACTCGCGGCAACGGGCAGGCGCCGCTGGTCGTCTCCGGCCCCCTCGCGGGCGGCGAGGTCGCCATTCCGGGCGACGTCTCCTCGCAGTACGTCACCGCGCTGCTGATGGCCGGCGCGGTCACCGATCGGGGGATCGAGGTCGACCTGACGACCGAGCTCAAGTCGGCGCCGTACGTCGACATCACGCTCGAGCTGCTCGACGACTTCGGGGTCGAGGCGACGCCCGTGGGCGACGACGGCGAGGCGCTCGACGGCGCCGCGGGCGCGGCGGGGTTCGTCGTCGAGGGCGGCCAGTCGTACGCGCCCGCCGGCGGGAGCTACGCCGTCCCCGGCGACTTCTCCTCCATCTCGTACCTCGTCGCGGCCGGGGCGGTCGCCGCGGAGCCGGGCGAGGCGGTCCGGATCGAGGGCGCCCGCCCGAGCGCGCAGGGCGACGCCGCGATCGTCGACATCGCGGAGCGCATGGGTGCCGACGTCGAGTGGGACCGCCGCGGGGGCGTCATCGCCGTCCGGCGCTCCGACCTCTCCGGCGTCGAGGTCGACGTGGGCGACACGCCCGACCTGCTCCCCACCATCGCCGCGCTGGGGGCGGTCGCCGACGGCGACACCCGCATCACCAACTGCGAGCACGTCCGGTACAAGGAGACGGACCGCGTCGCCGCGATGGCCGAGGAGCTGGAAGCGATGGGCGCCGAGACGACCGAGGAGCCGGACGTCCTGACGATCCACGGCTCCGAGAGTGACCTGCGGGGGGCGACCGTCGACGGCCGCGCCGACCACCGGATCGTGATGTCGCTCGCCGTGGCTGCGCTCGCCGCCGAGGGCACCACGACGATCCGCGGCGGCGAGCACGTCGACGTCTCCTTCCCCGACTTCTTCGACGCGATGGCTGACCTCGGGATGGCCGTGGAGCGCGAGGGCGCGGGCGAGTAG
- a CDS encoding NAD(+)/NADH kinase — MEPSERRVAVVGGDRAAAALRHALTGLPHRSAERSDADAVVAVGDEAIRDAIVDAPDAPVIPVGSRRLAVDTDVAERRLRTLLDAALRGESGDGDRPVDGVRRVAHPVLAVDAGNGETRRAAFDVALVTAEPARISEFAIDFVGGADRLIRADGVAVATPFGSDGYANAVGGPVVEPGGGLSVSPIAPFSTRTDAWVAADRLSLSVERETESVTLVVDGRERGTVEPHRPVAIEATDRVALVTFEGARRARRSETL; from the coding sequence ATGGAACCGTCGGAACGACGCGTCGCGGTCGTCGGCGGCGATCGGGCGGCGGCGGCGCTCCGGCACGCTCTCACGGGGCTCCCGCATCGCTCCGCCGAGCGGTCCGACGCGGACGCCGTCGTCGCGGTCGGCGACGAGGCCATCCGCGACGCGATCGTCGACGCGCCGGACGCGCCGGTGATCCCGGTCGGGTCGCGGCGGCTCGCGGTCGACACCGATGTCGCGGAGCGGCGCCTCCGGACGCTGCTCGACGCGGCGCTCCGCGGTGAGTCCGGCGACGGCGACCGTCCGGTTGACGGCGTCCGGCGCGTCGCGCACCCGGTCCTCGCGGTCGACGCCGGAAACGGGGAGACGCGGCGCGCCGCCTTCGACGTCGCCCTAGTTACCGCGGAGCCCGCTCGTATCTCCGAGTTCGCGATCGACTTCGTCGGCGGCGCCGACAGGCTGATCCGCGCGGACGGCGTCGCCGTCGCGACCCCGTTCGGCAGCGACGGGTACGCCAACGCGGTCGGCGGTCCGGTCGTGGAGCCGGGCGGCGGGCTCTCCGTCTCGCCGATCGCCCCGTTCAGCACCCGGACGGACGCGTGGGTCGCCGCGGACCGCCTCTCGCTCTCGGTCGAGCGCGAGACGGAATCGGTCACGCTCGTGGTCGACGGTCGGGAGCGCGGCACGGTCGAGCCGCACCGACCCGTCGCGATCGAGGCGACCGACCGGGTCGCGCTCGTGACGTTCGAGGGCGCGCGCCGAGCGCGACGATCGGAAACACTCTAA
- a CDS encoding DUF420 domain-containing protein gives MSTASVRDRAKERAGAITVLLTIVGYGAVGGVFLVPEFQALFPTLSRGTVDLLAHGIAAVNTVTVVTLSLGWYWIRNDEVKKHAAAMTTSFALILVFLGMYLPKVAGGGTKEFVLDSAYAWVPLWDWVYPAYLIMLAIHIILSVVSVPVVLYAIVLGLTHTEHELRTETPHRRVGRIAASAWILSLVLGVVTYLLLNHLYDSTFAAAEAATALLPLVPGL, from the coding sequence ATGTCCACCGCCAGCGTTCGCGACCGGGCGAAAGAGCGGGCCGGCGCGATCACCGTGCTCCTCACGATCGTCGGCTACGGAGCCGTCGGCGGCGTCTTCTTAGTCCCCGAGTTCCAGGCGCTGTTCCCGACGCTCTCCCGCGGCACCGTCGACCTGCTCGCGCACGGCATCGCCGCCGTCAACACCGTCACCGTCGTCACGCTCTCGCTCGGCTGGTACTGGATCCGCAACGACGAGGTGAAAAAGCACGCGGCGGCGATGACCACCTCGTTCGCCCTCATCCTCGTGTTCCTCGGCATGTACCTCCCGAAGGTCGCCGGCGGCGGCACGAAGGAGTTCGTCCTCGACTCCGCGTACGCGTGGGTCCCGCTGTGGGACTGGGTGTACCCGGCGTACCTGATCATGCTCGCGATTCACATCATCCTCTCCGTCGTCTCCGTCCCCGTCGTCCTCTACGCCATCGTCCTCGGGCTGACGCACACGGAGCACGAGCTGCGGACCGAGACGCCCCACCGCCGCGTCGGGCGGATCGCCGCGAGCGCGTGGATCCTCTCGCTCGTGCTCGGCGTCGTCACCTACCTCCTCTTAAATCACCTGTACGACTCGACGTTCGCCGCCGCCGAGGCCGCGACGGCGCTGCTCCCGCTCGTGCCGGGTTTATAA